CTGTTGCATGAAGTTTAATGGAGCCTTGCCAAAGCCACACAGGTGAAAACAAATTCAGATTTTGTAGTGATTCCTGCTTGAGATGAAACCATAGCATAAATGCCGAAAAACAAGTCTTATGTtagttaataaatgaaatatcttTGTATCTGCTGCAGAGATAGGCTTTCAAGGAAAACATTTGTTTGTGAAAACTACACTGCTGGCTACAAACCCACAATGAAGATCATCTCAAGGAACTTTTAGTATTTAGAAAAATTCCAAAGACATTTGCATAGATGCTTGAAATCTTTCAAAAGGGAAATTGCTTTTTTGCTGAAACTACAAGATTGTTGCAAAGGTTttacagagatggagaaaacagTTTCCTGACCGGTCCCATCTCCCCAGAGGGAACACGGTTAAGGCTTGATATAGATCcttttggattttataaatacccatataaacatgtaaaaacttttttttaacataaatgagACCATAATATACACAGTGTTCTATAACTGTTTTTTCCTCTCAGAAATATATTTGAGCCTCTTAGTAGGTCAATGTATAACCATCTATCATTCCATCAGATCCTTGTAAACAAATGCCTGCCTGGCATCCCATCTCATGAACGCTCATAATTTAATCGATCCCCAATCGATGGACTTTTAGGTCgttttcagtctttcactgtTACAAACAGTAATGACGACTGTAATTTTCCTAAGCCAGAGGGCACGGACTCAAACACTGCATAGACAGGGCAGTTCATTAGTAATATCATTAAGACAGACTCACTAAGGTTCAGCTGCATCTTTTCAAAACATCTTCCTAATAAACCTGGGCTGTGGTCGTTTGTGAAAGTATGCTTGGTGGGTTTCTCTTAAAtttctgttaaatgaaaaaaatgtatgtatgagTGTATTCACGCACATAGACGAGGTCTGGAAAGTAACACGGAACACTTACATAAGCAGATCTGCGAAGTGTGTGGGACTGTAGGTGCTGTCTTCCTTTCTGAATTTGTTACTGCTATGTCTTTTCTAGTACAATCAACTCGAGAAgacatttctcatttttactgCCTTTCAATACATTTATAAAACCCAAATCTTTCATGATCTAGCCTTTGACCATTTTCTGGCCGGTTCGCGGAGGCTCACAACGTTGTTGCCCTTGTAATCTGTCTAATAGACATCTTTCTGAGCCAAAGATGTGCAAAAATAAGGACAGTTCAAAACCTCCCCCCAAACAATCTCGATTCGTTTCAACACTTCGGTTTAGAGAAACTCAATGAAAAAGTGTCGAATTCTACATACTGGAAACCCAGACATAATTTACTATGAATTTAATAAACGGGAGAAGCGACAAATACTACTTTGTCAACACAGACTCCATCAGTCACCCTTATACTCTATTAGAGGAGAAAGCTTTACTTGGTTTCCTGCCACGTTGGAAACACTGGGGTAACTACTTGCTAACCGGACAGCTCGGTCGGGACTTCCTATGGGGCTCCACTGCGGTGTCCCCTTTGCTCTGAGGACTGGCGAGAGCCATGGAAACCTTGTAAGACAAAGAAAACCAAGCCAACAGACCCTGCCAGATGAGAAGGCCAGGCCCCCTAGTGAAGGCCACGTACACACTTCCTGTGTAACTACcctgtgccgggcactgtgctaggtgccgAGGACGTGACGGTCAGTGAGACAAGTAAGGCGCTGGCCTTCCTTCAGCTTCCCGACACGGCTGGCTTagggaggttttgtttgtttcgttttcaaaacagaaatcacCTCATTCATTCACCGACTTTGATTTCACAATTAGAAGAATTTCCTAATACACTTCAGATACCAAAGGATCACTGtcaaagtaaaataagaataaaatgctcaattaataCACGCTGTAATTACTTAACCTTTTAGGAGGATTTTCACCAGaactgtaataaattttaaactaaaggaAATACCTATCTAtcgatagacagacagacagagagagagagagagagagagacagatagataaaACTGAACTTTTAACCCCTATGTTTTTTGGCTATCAAACTGGTCTgttggggacctgggtggctcagtcggttgagcgcctgacttcggctcaggtcatgatctcacggtctgtgagttcaagcctcatgtcgggctctgtgttgacagctcagagcctggagcctgctctgcattctgtgcctccctctctctctgcccctcctctgcttgtgctctggtctttctctctccccaaaaaataaataaacaccaaaaaaaaaaaatgttttttaataaaataaactggtctgttaaaaacagaaatgagccAATTATGCATTTATGAATTTAACATCACAAAACAAATACTCATTATATGACTCTTCTTATTCTACAGAAGGCATTTTACAGGGGGAATCttgcatttcataaatatttataagtcaaCTTCGCGATACTGATCGGAGATCAAAGCGACATTTACCGGAGGTTCTCTTTCAGCTTCAAAAGCTGAAAATCTGGTCCTGTCCGTCCATGACAGTTGCTGAGAAGAAAGCTATCTACTGGCTGCTACCTAGTCCCTGGTCTCGGTACAGCAGAAAATCTGGGCACTGCCTGCATGGACAGAGAAGACTCTTGCCTACAGTAAATCAAAGAGGCATTACTCCCTGTGGTATCCGAATAAACACTCTAGGATGAACAAACTGATAGGGATCTGTGAATTAATGTAATGACAagcagatttgtttttaattcctcgTAGATAATGTTGCAGTTTCAAGGACAGCTGCTATCACATTCATCTATCACTATCAAAAAGTTTCCATGTTTTTCTATGGAAAATTTTATCTTCCCCCTCTTATAATAGGGTTGGAAGAAGATAATGAGAAGTTAAGAGGGAGGAGGACTGACGTCCAAAGAGTTGAATATGAGGATAGTGTCAATGCTGAAAGAATATATCATAACGCTTCTGAATATCTAAGctggaaggaaatgaggaatgGAGAGGGATTCAATTAATAGCCCACAGGGGATATTATAATCTACTTAGTTTAATTAACTTCAactttaatgagatttttttttttttttcaaaataatatgaacGGTGCACCAAGCTTGGCCTATTGCCAAACACAATCTCTCTCCTTCTTCGAACTAATTAAATGAGAAAGGATACGGGAAAGTCACAGAAACAAAAGTACATAACTGCCAAATTGCGCTAGCCCCATCGAGCGCGGTAGCTGCATTCTCAGGCCACACACATGTAAAAGGCCATGGCAACCCTGTCCTGACGGCTCGGCTGCTGCCGAGACGCTTTCTCCCTGTTTCAAGGCTAGCTCGAGGCCTCTTGCTCGCCGTTAGGGTACCAGATCTCTAAGTTCGGTTTGGAAGTAGTTAATTAGGTTTAAGGGGGCAGATCATTTTTCTAGTAATGATTCTTAGCTCCCTGTTTTCAAGTTAGACATGCATAAGACCTCCAAAGGGCTTTCAAAGCAAACCAAGACTACCTGGTTGAAAGGActgctcaaaaaataaactttcagttaaatgttcctttatccttttttcctcttcttccttttgttgttcttttgcaGACGGGAGAAGAGTAGCCACAACCTCTTTCCTTCCTAAAGCCTTCCTCTGGCTTTGCTCGGAAACTTGGAGACGGAATTTGTCCGTTACACCATAGTGACAGGATCGAACGTCTCTATGACGAATcacactgaaaacattaaaaaataaatgctgtttaGGTTTCTGGGGGCCTGTCAAACGGAATTCAGCCAGAGATTTCATACAAGAGAACATTAACTGACTTATACCCAAATACTCAAATACAGAAATTGGCTAATGatgttaaaacaaaatcacagcatAGACCAAAAGGAAATGGGTGGTTCTAAAATACTCGATGaaaacacagggcgcctgggtggctcagtcggttaagggtccaactctggattttggctcaggtcatgatctcacagttcatgagactgagccctgtgtcgggctctgtgcgctgacagcgcagagcctgcttgggattccctctctccctctctctctgcccctcccccgctcatgctgtgcaatctcactctctcaaaatgaataaactttaaaaaaaatgttttaataaaatctctGATGAGAACACATACTCTGCAACATAGAATAAAACTcttaagtggggtgcctgggtggctcagttggttaagcatcggtctcttgatttcagctcaggtcgtgacctcacagtttgtgagttcgagccccgcatccggctctgcgctgaaaaggctgcttgagattctctctctcccttctctctgcccccaccccacttgctcgctctctctctcaaaataaataagcaaatgtaaaaaatgtttttaaagtctgaagtaaaagaaaacataggtaaagaaaattccttttagcaatggcatttttttccccttgatgtCTGTGGGCAGCAAAAGTTACTAAATAGGACATATGTAAGATGGTTTCTTCCTCACAAAAGTCTCATCGACTTCTACTGACACTTATCATTCACGTAACAAACCTCACGTAGACTCAGAATTGCAAGTCTATGCACACAGGTAAAAACAAGcaattgaataagtaaataaccCAGTATGACCACTGTCAACCAGAAGGCTAACCAGAAGGCTGACAACGCACTTCCGTGTTCCTCTGAAAAGAGTCTAAAGCACTTCAATTTTTATGAGAGTTATCTgcaattccatttattttgctTCGTTGTTAATAGAGAACACAAACCGATTAGGTCAAAGATAACACATTTATTTGGCAAGAGACTACATTTCTTTGGAGTAGTCCTTGCTTATTGTGTATTGcatgaaaatcaaaagaaacctgTGAAAACACGTCCTCTAAAGATATATCATCTTACGGACAGGAGAGGATGAAAATGTGTTCGGACAAAAAACACGTGTGCTTCTCATTCTCATGGAAGATTTAAACAAATATGGTTTACTCGGTAGCTTAAATTAAGAGCTGGTcaatggcggggcgcctgggtggctcagtcggttgagcgtccgacttcagctcaggtcacgatctcgtggttcacgagttcgagccccgcgtcgggctctgggctgacagctcggagcctggagcctgcttccgattctgtgtctccctctctctctgcccctccccctctcatgctctctctccctctctgtcaaaaataaataaaacattaaaaaaattttttttaaaaaagagccgGTCAATGGATCCATCTGGTCACCACTGGCTccaaagtgaaaattaaatatgaacaGCTTGAACAAATAATCGTTTATCTGACACCCTAAGACGAAATTATCTGGAAGAGCTCAGATAACCTTTTACAGATGAGCAGTCACACACTTCCTTCCTGTGTGTATAGATTAACTTCCAGGCTTATTAGCTGAATCATTTCAGATGAACTCACATTACCATCGTTCTGTGAACGTAGTGTTATTCGTTTCCCAAATGCCGCTATAATAGGATGTTCCGAAGAAAGCTAAATTCCCTATTACAGctagagaaatttaaaagaataagtcAGAAGTTTACCTTCATAAATGACCCTGCTCTGACTAAAAGCACAACAATGAGGAAATGTTCGTGGAAGTATTAACACACATATCAGCTCCAACACCATGAAATACTATTAAGTATTGGGTCAACCCATTTGGAATCTTAGGGACGTCTTAAGAATTTTGAGACTAAAACTTCCAgcagaaattcaaaatatatcaaatgcCTGTGTGGGAACGGCTTCAGGACGAGAGCCTTTTCAAGTTAAACACATAAATATGAACACACTTAAAACATGTTACCGGGAAGTGATTTCGACTTACATATCCACACAACACTGAGGCTTTACTGCACCTGCAGCATCGACGACAACATACTTATTTGGAGTAGTacacaaaactgaaagaaaaagtcacaatggccattagtgttttttaaaaattagtttctacAAGTAAAAAATTAGTAGGGACTAGTTAAAACTCCATGAAATAGACCTGGGAGACTCACCTTTGAACTTTAAGGCAAACTCATAGGGATTATACAGAGTCAACACTTGCTTATGTGTTGACTGGTCATCTGCATAAAATATTAGCTCCGtgggaaacacaaaaacaggaaGATTTCCTTCCACTAACTCTGGCTGTCTTTTTTGTTGATGCATTGGCACTGAATCCCCCTTGCTGCAGCTTCTGTTTTTACAGTCTCAAATCTATTTTGGACTTTTCTTAAGTCAGTTAGTTAAAAACTCCAAAGCATTTTGGCAAtctagaaagagaagaagagagaaggaaatcgaATGATACCTGTTTTCATTTGTTGTCCCTCCACAAAAAAGCATGTTCAGCTTGCATTAAAATAGGTCCCCAAATCATTTTAAAGATACCTTTTGACTTTTCCTCTTGGCCTACTTATACGGTTAGTACCAAACTATGCAAAGAAATTTACACACACTCCTTCACATTCAAGATTTCAACCTATGATAAGTTACATAAATGCTAGAATAAAGAAGTGTTTCTACCTCAAATTAATCACCCTCTTTCAAAGAGGTGCGATCACGGACAGCACTCTTTTAAAACCTCGGATTTCTTAAGAAGCGGaataaatcaggggcgcctgagtggctcggtcggttgagcatccgaccctggattttggctcaggtcacgatcccagggttgtgggactgaaccccatgtcaggctccacgctcagcatggagcctgtctgaaattctccctccctctctctttctctctttttctccctctctctctgcccctcccctgctcgcactccctcttaaataaacaaacttcttggggcgcctgggtggcgcagtcggttaagcgtccgacttcagccaggtcacgatctcgcggtctgtgagttcgagccccgcgtcgggctctgggctgatggctcggagcctggagcctgtttccgattctgtgtctccctctccctctgcccttcccccattcatgctctgtctctctctgtcccagaaataaaacaaacattgaaaaaaaaattaaaaaaataaaataaaataaacaaacctctctaaaaaagaataaatcaagtATTGTCACAACTGACTTTATGTGAGCTAACCAGACTTCTTAAAgactaaaaagtataaaacaaaggACGTTTCCGTGATTTGTGGGAGAAAAACATGAGACTTACTTTCACACTCATTTCAACCATGCTTTAGTTAGTGCTTTCTGGCCGCATGGGTGGAAgagttcttttcatcttttttctacCGAAAACCCAAGACAAGCAAAAATGTCTTGAAAGGAAGCTGAATATCCAGACTTGTTAAGGAGTCCTTGGGAGTCTTCTATGAAAATTCAAAGTCAGTAAATAGGCTGTGGCATGCAAGTGGCACTGTGCCTCCCCTCCTACGTCAAGTACACAGGCTTCGTGAGAACTATTTGCTTCCAACTTAGAGACCTTTTGGATTCCTTCTGGGGTTCTCGAGTATGTTCTGAATAGTTGTGGCTGGCAGAAGTCTGACGGTCTGGTGTGTGTGatgtctctgtgtttgtttctcgGGCTAATTTTAATCAACAACGTTCCGACTTAGCTACCATCCTAAGAATGTGGCTTTTGAAAATGCAGAAGCTGGAACGACGCGATCACAGGAAATGTCTGATTTTTCGCTCGGTAGAGCATACCTTTAAAATAGGCCATACACCACTTAATACTTTGCGTTCAGGTTCCCACACAGTCAAAGAGAAATAGAACAGAAGATTAAGCTGTTTGGTTTTACCAGCTATCAGGGGCCTGTGTGCTGATTCTGCCTGAGGCCTTTCTAACTTTCATCAAGGAAGATAGTGTGTAATCATGGATACAcgtttttattctttcctttcagtTGAACACCTGTTATAAGCCAGCAACTATGTCAGGGGCTGTGCAGAGATGCACAGAGGGCCCTGACCTCAAAAGACTCGAGTCTAACTGATGGAACAATATTTAATCTACCCCTGTCATGAGGCACACCACTCTATATAAAAGTGCTAGGCATTTACAAGACTACCTGAGTTAGTCTTCCTGGAAGAGGGACCAAGGGACGACATTTGAGGTAGttcctaaagaaaacaaagatatataCTTCTGTgtctggggggagggtgggggccacAGGTAGGAAAGGCTCTCTGACCGAGGGAACGGCCTATGCC
This region of Felis catus isolate Fca126 chromosome X, F.catus_Fca126_mat1.0, whole genome shotgun sequence genomic DNA includes:
- the MOSPD1 gene encoding motile sperm domain-containing protein 1, producing the protein MHQQKRQPELVEGNLPVFVFPTELIFYADDQSTHKQVLTLYNPYEFALKFKVLCTTPNKYVVVDAAGAVKPQCCVDIVIRHRDVRSCHYGVTDKFRLQVSEQSQRKALGRKEVVATLLPSAKEQQKEEEEKRIKEHLTESLFFEQSFQPENRTVSSGPSLLTVFLGVVCIAALMLPTLGDVESLVPLYLHLSVNQKLVAAYILGLITMAILRT